The following are encoded together in the Hyalangium ruber genome:
- a CDS encoding serine/threonine protein kinase, whose translation MREHTRSSPPPQEGQTCAACTSPLQGPRCESCGAPVSPGGFRILRQLAQGPHSRLFLAEREGRRVALKELLFALVPDAERLEGFEREAEFLRQLKHPRIPRLLASFREGSGVHTRLYLAQEFVEGHSLLEELEQHRFSEPEVRRIARQVLEVLVYLHDLSPQVIHRDLKPANLMRRPDGELALVDFGSARDLVRGATHRSTLVGTFGYMPPEQLGGTVDETSDLYALGATLIHLLSRKSPDALLRSGMEIAFEEAVNASAGMKAFLARLTERERSQRFPSARAALEALDALEQKRPVPVSTRPPSSQRQLILVALAAAALTVTGAMTALMFDSEPPMPPPPPPARTLPPKVELPPPPPVLEATPTTPPTPTTPEIPPASRPKPASRSSSVPPEEVAEVITLRPASQSRPFLLPKDVRVAMGREVSLGDTAACGPQPSTAEVEQVELQAEGGGTLEAPRSRLSVDVTLKNRGASGPGCHKAVLRLKDGSGQLLAPETSFENTSTGTVRSRTVSFTFPRTQREVRLEVGTANAPGTAFVLDLVRGTFR comes from the coding sequence ATGAGAGAGCACACCCGATCGAGCCCGCCCCCGCAGGAGGGGCAGACCTGCGCCGCCTGCACGAGCCCGCTCCAGGGCCCACGGTGCGAGTCCTGTGGAGCGCCGGTCTCTCCCGGAGGTTTCCGCATCCTCCGGCAGCTGGCGCAAGGTCCACACTCCCGCTTGTTCCTCGCCGAGCGGGAGGGGCGGCGGGTGGCGCTCAAGGAGCTGCTCTTCGCTCTCGTCCCGGACGCCGAGCGGCTCGAGGGCTTCGAGCGAGAGGCGGAGTTCCTCCGTCAGTTGAAGCACCCGCGCATTCCCCGCCTGCTGGCCAGCTTCCGCGAGGGTAGCGGTGTCCACACCCGCCTCTATCTCGCTCAGGAGTTCGTCGAGGGCCACTCCCTGCTCGAGGAGCTGGAGCAGCACCGCTTCTCGGAGCCGGAGGTGCGCCGCATCGCCCGGCAGGTGCTCGAGGTCCTCGTCTACCTCCACGACCTCTCGCCCCAGGTCATCCACCGAGACCTGAAGCCCGCCAACCTCATGCGGCGGCCGGATGGTGAGCTGGCCCTGGTCGACTTCGGCTCGGCGCGAGACCTGGTCCGAGGGGCCACGCACCGCTCCACGCTGGTGGGAACGTTCGGCTACATGCCGCCCGAACAGCTCGGTGGCACCGTGGACGAGACCAGTGACCTGTATGCGCTGGGAGCCACGCTCATCCACCTGCTGTCCCGCAAGTCTCCCGACGCGCTGCTCCGCTCGGGCATGGAGATCGCTTTCGAGGAAGCGGTCAACGCCTCCGCGGGCATGAAGGCCTTCCTGGCGCGCCTCACCGAGCGGGAACGAAGCCAGCGCTTCCCCTCCGCCCGGGCCGCTCTGGAGGCGCTCGACGCGCTCGAGCAGAAGCGTCCAGTGCCCGTCTCCACGCGCCCCCCTTCCTCGCAGAGACAGCTAATCCTGGTGGCACTCGCGGCGGCCGCCCTGACGGTCACCGGAGCAATGACGGCATTGATGTTCGACTCGGAGCCTCCCATGCCGCCGCCTCCTCCTCCGGCGCGCACGTTGCCTCCCAAGGTCGAGCTGCCCCCGCCGCCGCCCGTCCTGGAGGCGACGCCCACGACGCCTCCGACTCCCACGACGCCGGAGATACCTCCCGCTTCGCGTCCGAAGCCCGCGTCCCGCTCGAGCTCCGTGCCCCCCGAGGAGGTGGCCGAGGTCATCACCCTACGCCCCGCGTCGCAGAGCCGGCCCTTCCTGTTGCCCAAGGATGTGCGCGTGGCGATGGGCCGCGAGGTCTCCCTGGGAGACACCGCCGCGTGTGGCCCTCAGCCAAGCACCGCCGAGGTCGAGCAGGTCGAACTCCAGGCGGAGGGCGGAGGAACCCTCGAGGCGCCGCGCTCACGCCTGTCCGTGGACGTCACCCTGAAGAATCGAGGCGCCTCGGGGCCCGGGTGCCATAAGGCGGTGCTGCGTCTGAAGGACGGCTCGGGCCAGCTGCTCGCGCCGGAGACTTCCTTCGAGAACACCTCCACGGGCACCGTCCGCAGCCGCACGGTGTCGTTCACCTTCCCGAGGACTCAGCGCGAGGTGCGGCTCGAGGTGGGC